TCGAAGAGTGCGAGGTTCGCTTCGGCCCGGGTGGCGAAGGTGCGGCCGCGGATGCACTCGGTCTTGATCAGCATCCACAGGTTCTCCGCGAGGGCATTGTCGAACGAGTCGCCGACCGAGCCCATGGATGCCTGGATCCCGGCCCTGACCAGGCGTGTTGTGAGCTTTACGGAGGTGTATTGGCAGCCGTGGTCCGCATGGTGAATGAGCTCGCCGGGGGTGGCTTCGCGGCTGGCCAGGGCGTACTCCAGTGTGGTCAGGACCAGGTCCGCGTCCGCGCGGGCGGAGGTTTCCCAGGCCACGACCCGGCGGGAGAACGCGTCGCGGATCGCGGAGAGCCACAGCGGGCCCTCCAGCGTCGTGATCATGGTCAGGTCGGTGACCCACAGCCGGTTCGGCCCGCTCGCGGTGAACTCGCGTCGCACCAGGTCAGGGGCGAGATCGGCGTCTGGGTCACGTCGGGTGAAGCCCTTGCTCCGGCGAGGGCTGATCCCAGCCAGGCCTGCCTGCCGCATGAGCCGTTCGACCCGTTTGCGGCCGACGCGAGTGCCCTCGCGTCTGAGGACGGCGTGCACGCGGAGTGAGCCGTAGACCCCGCCGGACTCGTCGTGGACCTGACGGATCATGCTGGTCAGCTCGGCGTCCCGGCGGTGCCGTTCGCACGGCTCGGTCTCGGCCTGGCGCCAACGGTAGTAGGTGGTGGAGGGGATGTTCAGTTCCCGGTAGTACGGGCTCGACCCCCAGGTGCGGGTGCTCATCGAGGAGCGCGGTCACCTGGGCCGGGTCGGGTCGAGCTGGGCCGCGAAAAAAGCCGAGGCCGTCCGCAGGACCTCGTTCGCCCGCTTGAGCTGGACATTCTCCTTGCGTAGCGCCGCGAGCTCGGCGCGTTCGTCGGTGGTCAGCCGGTCGTCACGCTCGCCGGCGTCGGCCTCGGCCTGGCGGATCCAGCCGCGCAGGGCCTCCGGATGCACGCCGAGGTCGACAGCCAGTTTCTTGATCTGCGGCTTCGGATCGGCGGTGCGATACATCCGTACCGCGCGCTCACGCAACTCGAGCGCGTAT
The Streptomyces sp. NBC_01296 DNA segment above includes these coding regions:
- a CDS encoding transposase, whose amino-acid sequence is MAAPRKYALELRERAVRMYRTADPKPQIKKLAVDLGVHPEALRGWIRQAEADAGERDDRLTTDERAELAALRKENVQLKRANEVLRTASAFFAAQLDPTRPR
- a CDS encoding IS3 family transposase, which encodes MSTRTWGSSPYYRELNIPSTTYYRWRQAETEPCERHRRDAELTSMIRQVHDESGGVYGSLRVHAVLRREGTRVGRKRVERLMRQAGLAGISPRRSKGFTRRDPDADLAPDLVRREFTASGPNRLWVTDLTMITTLEGPLWLSAIRDAFSRRVVAWETSARADADLVLTTLEYALASREATPGELIHHADHGCQYTSVKLTTRLVRAGIQASMGSVGDSFDNALAENLWMLIKTECIRGRTFATRAEANLALFEYIDGFYNSRRIQKRLGYLSPIEFEEKHYADQATAERTNLKPRQPALTS